The proteins below come from a single Saccharopolyspora sp. SCSIO 74807 genomic window:
- a CDS encoding enoyl-CoA hydratase/isomerase family protein, whose protein sequence is MGEDVLVEQRGDALWLTLNRPERKNAFDPAMSDAIVEALSGADEARAVVLTGSGGSFCAGGSLQQLSTPTTGEMRALYQGSLRLFDAVRQCPRPVIAAVNGAAAGGGNELVVACDLAIAARSATFGQTGPKVGSAPVTGATNVLGVQIGEKRAKEMAMLCRRYSAEQAESLGLVNEVVEDDRLAEAVTGWVEELAELSPRYLEITKISSNIWWNSARDSFSNGLGMLVQAVGSADMVEGATSFLEKRRPRFPPPE, encoded by the coding sequence GACGTGCTGGTCGAGCAGCGCGGGGACGCGCTGTGGCTCACGCTCAACCGGCCGGAGCGCAAGAACGCCTTCGATCCCGCCATGTCCGACGCGATCGTCGAAGCGCTCAGCGGCGCCGATGAGGCGCGGGCGGTGGTGCTGACCGGATCCGGCGGCAGCTTCTGCGCAGGCGGATCGTTGCAGCAGCTCAGCACGCCGACCACCGGGGAGATGCGGGCGCTGTACCAGGGCTCGCTGCGGTTGTTCGACGCCGTGCGGCAATGCCCGCGCCCGGTCATCGCCGCGGTCAACGGCGCGGCGGCGGGCGGCGGCAACGAACTCGTCGTGGCCTGCGACCTGGCGATCGCGGCGCGTTCGGCGACGTTCGGCCAGACCGGGCCGAAGGTCGGCAGTGCCCCGGTCACCGGCGCCACCAACGTGCTCGGCGTGCAGATCGGGGAGAAGCGGGCCAAGGAGATGGCGATGCTGTGCCGGCGCTACTCCGCCGAACAGGCCGAGAGCCTGGGTCTGGTCAACGAGGTGGTCGAGGACGACCGGCTGGCGGAGGCGGTGACCGGATGGGTCGAGGAGCTGGCCGAGCTGAGCCCGCGCTACCTGGAGATCACCAAGATCTCCTCCAACATCTGGTGGAACTCGGCGCGGGACTCGTTCAGCAACGGTCTCGGGATGCTGGTGCAGGCGGTGGGCAGCGCGGACATGGTCGAGGGCGCCACGTCGTTCTTGGAGAAGCGGCGACCGCGGTTCCCGCCGCCGGAGTGA
- a CDS encoding SDR family NAD(P)-dependent oxidoreductase — MNLDGGSAVVTGGASGLGLASAKRLLDRGVPVVLVDLPSSAGEQVAAELGGKASFAPADVADPEAVDAAMDLAEQQGPIRALVHCAGRGGTVRVVERDGEPGSLEQYESIVRTNLTGSFNVLRLASARMARNEPVDGERGVCVLTASVAAWEGQIGQIPYASAKSGVVGMTLVAARDLARKLVRVCSIAPGTFDTPILSRFSDEIRDGLASRTPHPSRLGRPDEFAALAEQIIGNPMLNGETIRLDGAIRMPPK, encoded by the coding sequence ATGAACCTCGACGGTGGCAGCGCAGTGGTGACCGGCGGTGCGTCCGGGCTCGGGCTGGCCAGCGCCAAGCGGCTGCTCGACCGGGGCGTGCCGGTGGTGCTGGTGGACCTGCCGAGCTCCGCGGGCGAGCAGGTGGCGGCCGAGCTCGGTGGCAAGGCGAGCTTCGCCCCGGCCGACGTGGCCGATCCGGAGGCGGTCGACGCGGCGATGGACCTCGCCGAGCAGCAAGGCCCGATCCGCGCGCTGGTGCACTGCGCGGGCCGCGGCGGCACGGTCCGCGTGGTGGAACGCGACGGCGAACCGGGCTCGCTGGAGCAGTACGAGTCGATCGTGCGCACCAACCTGACCGGCAGCTTCAACGTGCTGCGGCTGGCGTCGGCCCGGATGGCGCGCAACGAGCCGGTCGACGGTGAGCGCGGAGTCTGCGTGCTCACCGCCTCGGTCGCGGCGTGGGAAGGCCAGATCGGGCAGATCCCCTACGCCTCGGCGAAATCCGGGGTGGTCGGCATGACGCTGGTCGCCGCCCGCGACCTGGCGCGCAAGCTGGTGCGGGTGTGCTCGATCGCGCCGGGCACGTTCGACACGCCGATCCTGTCCCGGTTCTCCGACGAGATCCGCGACGGGCTCGCCTCCCGCACGCCGCACCCGTCGCGGCTGGGGCGCCCGGACGAGTTCGCCGCGCTCGCCGAGCAGATCATCGGCAACCCGATGCTCAACGGCGAGACGATCCGGCTGGACGGGGCGATCCGGATGCCCCCGAAGTGA
- a CDS encoding thiolase family protein encodes MRRAVIVDAVRSPMGKGKKTGTLAETHPVDLLAAVLARLTERTELDPGLIDDVLVGCVGQNGEQSATPGRQALLAAGWPEHVPAVTVERKCGSGQQAVDFAVQGVQAGAYDIAVAAGVESMSRVPIGSARGDADPFGPAVRERYPDLVPQGISAELVAEKWKLTRAELDDYSARSHERAAHARAQGWFDDELTPVAGLTADETIREGTTAEGLAGLKPAFAEKHHSRNLDWKITAGNSSQITDGAAALLVMSEDRAAELGLRPRAVVAASAVVGDDPRMMLTGPIPATRKVLARSGIPLADIAAFEVNEAFAPVPLAFQRELGVADAALNPVGGAIALGHPLGASGTRLMSTLINHLERTGARYGLQTMCEAGGMANATILENPAA; translated from the coding sequence ATGCGCCGTGCCGTCATCGTCGATGCCGTCCGCTCCCCCATGGGCAAGGGCAAGAAGACCGGAACGCTCGCCGAGACGCACCCGGTGGACCTGCTGGCCGCCGTGCTCGCCCGGCTCACCGAACGCACCGAGCTCGACCCGGGCCTGATCGACGACGTGCTGGTGGGCTGCGTCGGGCAGAACGGCGAGCAGTCCGCCACCCCCGGCCGCCAAGCGCTGCTCGCCGCGGGCTGGCCCGAGCACGTCCCCGCGGTCACCGTCGAGCGCAAGTGCGGTTCCGGCCAGCAGGCCGTGGATTTCGCGGTGCAGGGCGTGCAGGCCGGGGCCTACGACATCGCGGTGGCCGCCGGGGTGGAGTCGATGAGCCGGGTGCCGATCGGCTCTGCGCGCGGCGACGCGGACCCGTTCGGCCCTGCGGTGCGGGAGCGCTACCCGGATCTGGTGCCGCAGGGCATCTCCGCGGAACTGGTCGCCGAGAAGTGGAAGCTCACCCGCGCCGAACTGGACGACTACTCCGCGCGCTCGCACGAACGCGCCGCGCACGCACGCGCGCAGGGCTGGTTCGACGACGAGCTCACCCCGGTCGCCGGGCTCACCGCGGACGAGACGATCCGCGAGGGCACCACCGCCGAAGGCCTCGCCGGGCTCAAGCCCGCGTTCGCCGAGAAGCACCACTCGCGGAACCTGGACTGGAAGATCACCGCGGGCAACTCCTCGCAGATCACCGACGGTGCCGCCGCGCTGCTGGTGATGTCCGAGGACCGCGCCGCCGAGCTGGGCCTGCGCCCGCGCGCGGTGGTGGCGGCATCGGCCGTGGTCGGCGACGACCCGCGGATGATGCTCACCGGGCCGATCCCGGCGACGAGGAAAGTCCTCGCCCGCAGCGGCATTCCGCTCGCCGACATCGCCGCGTTCGAGGTCAACGAGGCGTTCGCGCCGGTGCCGCTGGCGTTTCAGCGCGAACTCGGCGTGGCCGACGCGGCGCTGAACCCGGTGGGCGGCGCGATCGCGCTCGGGCACCCGCTCGGCGCGTCCGGGACGCGCCTGATGAGCACGCTGATCAACCACCTGGAACGCACCGGCGCGCGCTACGGGCTGCAGACGATGTGCGAAGCCGGCGGCATGGCCAACGCGACGATCCTGGAAAACCCCGCGGCCTGA
- a CDS encoding SDR family oxidoreductase, whose product MTRRFEDRIAAVVGGGSGMGRAISHRLGSEGAHVYVADLGQQAAEEVAKEIADEGGQATAVQVDATDTDSLKALFARIESEHGVLHALHAQVGMPGPSGTEVDADEWEKNIDVNVKSAYYTCTLGLDLLRNAGGHGSITMTSSTSALVGSPFSPIYSLTKGALVPFCRSLALLGAPDGIRANVVCPGTVHTPMLSQFFGREPGADVSELTKNFVGGIPLGRGAQPEEIASVVAFLASDDASYVTGVTVPVDGGLTAK is encoded by the coding sequence ATGACACGCCGTTTCGAGGACCGCATCGCCGCCGTCGTCGGAGGGGGATCGGGCATGGGCCGCGCGATCTCGCACCGGCTCGGTTCCGAAGGGGCGCACGTCTACGTCGCCGACCTCGGGCAGCAGGCGGCCGAGGAGGTCGCCAAGGAGATCGCGGACGAGGGCGGCCAAGCGACCGCGGTGCAGGTCGACGCCACCGACACCGACAGCCTCAAAGCGCTGTTCGCGCGCATCGAGTCCGAGCACGGCGTGCTGCACGCGCTGCACGCGCAGGTGGGGATGCCCGGTCCCAGCGGCACCGAAGTGGATGCCGATGAGTGGGAAAAGAACATCGACGTGAACGTCAAAAGCGCCTACTACACCTGCACTCTCGGGCTGGACCTGCTGCGCAACGCGGGCGGGCACGGGTCGATCACGATGACCTCGTCCACCTCGGCGCTGGTCGGCTCGCCGTTCAGCCCGATCTACTCGCTGACCAAGGGCGCGCTGGTGCCGTTCTGCAGATCGCTGGCGCTGCTCGGGGCTCCGGACGGGATCCGGGCCAACGTGGTGTGCCCGGGCACCGTGCACACGCCGATGCTCTCGCAGTTCTTCGGGCGCGAGCCCGGTGCGGACGTTTCGGAGCTGACGAAGAACTTCGTCGGCGGCATCCCGCTCGGCCGCGGGGCGCAGCCCGAGGAGATCGCGTCCGTGGTGGCGTTCCTGGCCAGCGACGACGCCAGCTACGTCACCGGCGTGACCGTTCCCGTCGACGGCGGCCTCACCGCGAAGTGA